A window of Nicotiana tabacum cultivar K326 chromosome 24, ASM71507v2, whole genome shotgun sequence contains these coding sequences:
- the LOC107792612 gene encoding protein PLANT CADMIUM RESISTANCE 9-like → MTANKNEYDKSEGQWTTNLFDCWDDSSLCVKTCFCPCVTTGEVVEILDQGATSKGDACLLAYAMGSIHCGWIYGRKYRRKLRELFKLPETPYSDTLISCCCCVCGICQEYRELQNRGVDPSLGWEGNVEKWKREGVTVPPIPTFTMGR, encoded by the exons atgacTGCAAACAAGAATGAATATGACAAATCTGAAGGCCAGTGGACAACAAATCTCTTCGATTGTTGGGATGATAGTTCTCTTT GTGTGAAGACTTGCTTTTGTCCATGTGTTACCACAGGAGAGGTTGTTGAGATACTTGATCAAGGGGCTACAT CTAAAGGAGATGCTTGTCTTCTTGCTTATGCTATGGGTTCCATTCACTGTGGAtggatttatggaagaaaatatCGAAGAAAATTGAGAGAACTTTTCAAATTACCAGAGACTCCATACTCGGACACTTTGATTAGTTGCTGCTGCTGCGTTTGTGGTATTTGTCAAGAGTACAGGGAACTTCAAAATCGCGGCGTCGATCCATCCCTAG GATGGGAAGGTAATGTGGAGAAATGGAAACGAGAAGGAGTAACTGTGCCACCAATTCCTACATTTACCATGGGTCGTTAG
- the LOC142178001 gene encoding uncharacterized protein LOC142178001: MDAGYNVYFANNFVVIKFNKRFICTVARKLQQSQYLQIQQQSQYLPLVPSKSVPSTPAELWTGCKPSLRHIRVWGCPAYVLKGKTDKFESRTEVCIFIGYPKGTKGNLFYCPKEKKVIVKTNAIFLEEDYLINHIPRSKLVLQELSNGVTNDSSLKRIPKASIDIPLHYRSGRNVNRQQNAQEQLPDITLSQSSGSNVEQPRIIVQLEIVLLPALQEEVNDIPAPQGVEDNIEASIPENDVVIQQKYQTAPGVTSRSGRIIKTPLRFALLREFYDRIPEETNVESLNYDEALHDTDADK; encoded by the exons ATGGATGCTGGTTATAATGTTTATTTTGCTAATAACTTTGTTGTTATTAAGTTTAATAAACGTTTTATCTGCACTGTTGCTAGA AAACTCCAGCAAAGTCAGTACCTTCAAATCCAGCAGCAAAGTCAGTACCTTCCTTTGGTTCCTTCAAAGTCAGTACCTTCAACTCCAGCAGAATTGTGGACTGGGTGCAAGCCAAGTTTACGGCACATTCGGGTTTGGGGTTGTCCAGCATATGTGCTGAAAGGGAAAACAGATAAATTTGAATCGAGGACAGAAGTATGCATTTTTATTGGATATCCAAAAGGAACTAAAGGCAATTTATTTTATTGTCCCAAAGAAAAGAAGGTAATTGTTAAGACAAATGCCATATTTTTAGAAGAGGACTATTTAATAAACCatattcctagaagtaaactagttttacaggaattaaGTAATGGAGTAACTAATGACTCATCTCTGAAACGTATCCCGAAAGCCAGTATTGACATACCACTGCATTATCGTAGTGGGAGAAATGTCAATAGGCAGCAGAATGCACAAGAGCAATTACCTGACATCACATTATCCCAAAGTAGTGGGAGTAATGTTGAGCAACCTCGGATTATTGTGCAACTTGAAATTGTTCTGCTGCCTGCACTCCAAGAAGAAGTTAATGATATCCCAGCACCGCAAGGTGTGGAAGATAACATTGAGGCTTCAATTCCAGAAAATGATGTTGTGATTCAACAAAAATATCAGACTGCACCTGGAGTGACTAGTCGTAGTGGGAGAATTATTAAAACACCTCTCCGGTTTGCGCTCTTGAGAGAATTTTATGATAGAATCCCTGAAGAGACTAATGTAGAATCTCTTAATTACGACGAAGCACTACATGATACAGATGCTGATAAATGA
- the LOC142178002 gene encoding uncharacterized protein LOC142178002, translating into MNLDIVLTAEGYKFVTTEEYPEKPDEDATDDQVKAYDKWVKADEMARCYMPASMVNVFQHQHQSIGSAYDMLESLKEMFSEKNRAAKQIAMKALLNTKMAEGSSVRDHVMKMMGLLNELEVLGAVIDKESQVEMVLQTLPDSF; encoded by the coding sequence ATGAACCTTGATATTGTCCTAACCGCTGAAGGTTACAAATTTGTAACCACTGAGGAGTACCCAGAAAAACCTGATGAAGATGCTACTGATGATCAGGTTAAAGCCTATGACAAATGGGTCAAGGCTGATGAGATGGCGCGATGTTACATGCCTGCCTCTATGGTGAATGTTTTTCAACATCAACATCAGTCTATTGGGTCTGCTTATGACATGCTCGAAAGTCTCAAAGAGATGTTCAGTGAGAAAAATCGTGCGGCTAAGCAGATAGCCATGAAAGCCCTTTTGAACACCAAAATGGCTGAAGGATCATCAGTCAGGGACCATGTTATGAAGATGATGGGTCTTCTTAATGAACTGGAGGTCCTTGGAGCTGTGATTGATAAGGAATCTCAAGTTGAGATGGTCCTGCAGACTCTGCCTGACAGTTTTTAA